The genome window GTATTGTAAAAACAGTAAAATCTGCTAAGAAATTAGTGGATAGAAAAGAGCCGGTAATCTGGGATATTTTAGAGAATATTTTAAAAGGACATCCTATTTTATTAAACCGTGCTCCTACACTACATAGATTAGGTATTCAAGCTTTCCAACCAAAATTAATTGAAGGAAAAGCTATCCAGTTACATCCATTAGTTTGTACTGGTTTTAATGCGGATTTTGACGGGGATCAAATGGCGGTACACGTACCACTAGGTAACGCTGCTATTTTAGAAGCTCAGTTATTGATGCTTGCTCCTCACAATATCTTAAACCCTGCTAATGGTGCTCCAATTGCTGTACCTTCTCAGGACATGGTGTTGGGATTATATTACATCACTAAAGGACGTAAAAATTCAGATGTTCACCCTATTAAAGGTGAAGGTCTTAGATTCTACTCTCCTGAAGAAGCTATTATAGCTTACAATGAACGTAAAGTTGATTTACATGCTTTTGTTAAATGTAATGTTATACTTAAAGAAGGTGATGATTTAGTTAAGCAAACTATTGAAACTACTGTTGGTAGAATATTATTCAACCAAGTAGTTCCAGCTGATTACGGTTATATCAATGAATTATTAACTAAGAAAAACTTAAGAGATATCATTGGTTCTGTTATTGCAGAATGTGGTATGGATAAGTGTGCTAAATTCTTGGATGATATTAAAGATATCGGATATCACTTTGCATTTAAAGGTGGTTTATCATTTAACTTAAGTTATGTGATGATACCTGATGAGAAAGAGAAATTCGTAAAACAGGCACAAGCAGAAGTAGAAGAAATATGGAGTAACTACGAACAAGGTTTTATTACCAATAACGAACGTTATAATCAGGTAATTGATATCTGGACGCGTATTAACTCACGTTTAGCTGATACTTTATTAACTCAGTTGAAAAACGATAACCAAGGATTTAACCCTATCTATATGATGTTGGATTCTGGAGCCCGTGGTTCTAAAGAGCAAATTCGTCAGTTAGGTGGTATGAGGGGATTGATGGCGAAACCACAAAAGAATTTAAGTGGTGGAACCGGAGAGATTATCGAGAATCCAATTCTTTCTAACTTTAAAGAAGGTTTATCAGTTATTGAGTACTTTATTTCAACCCACGGTGCACGTAAAGGTTTAGCGGATACAGCTTTAAAAACTGCGGATGCTGGTTACTTAACACGTAGGTTACATGATGTGGCTCAAGATATTGTTATCAATGAAGAAGATTGTGGTACCTTACGTGGTATTCCAATCAGTGCTTTAAAAGATAACGAAGAGGAAGTTGAAAGTTTATACGAACGTATATTAGGAAGAACTAGTTTGCATGATGTATTTGATCCATTAAATGGTGAATTATATGTAAGTGCAGGTGAGCAAATAATAGAGAAAATAGCTGTTAAAATAGCTGCCAGCCCAATTGAAATAGTTGAGATTCGCTCTGCATTAACTTGCGAAACTCAATTAGGTATTTGTGCTAAATGTTATGGCAGAAATCTATCTACCGGCCGTATGGCTCAAAGAGGTGACTCTGTGGGTGTAATTGCAGCTCAGTCAATTGGTGAGCCGGGTACACAGTTAACGTTACGTACTTTCCACGTGGGTGGTACGGCTTCAAACATTGCTAATGAAAGCCAGATGAACGCTAAGTTTGCCGGTATATTAGAGTTTGAAGAAATCCGTACCGTTGAAATGGAAGTAGAAAGCGGTAAAGTTGATACTGTTTTAGGACGCCAGGGTGAGATTAGAATTTTAGATGAAGTAACACGTAATCCAATTATTACAGTTAACATTCCTTATGGTGCACATTTGTTTGTTAAAAACGGACAAAAAATAAACAAAGGTGAGGTTATCTGTTCATGGGATCCATACAATGCGGTAATCCTTTCAGAGTTTGCAGGTAAACTTCAATTCGAAAGTATTATTGAAAACATTACTTTTAAAGAAGAAAGTGATGAGCAAACAGGTCACAAGGAAAAAGTAATTATCGATTCGAAAGATAAAACCAAAACACCTTCAATTATTGTAACTGATAAAAAAGGAAATCCTTTAAAAGAGTACAATTTACCTGTGGGTGCACACATTATTGTTGACGATAAGAAAACAATTAATGCAGGTGATATTTTAGTGAAAATTCCTCGTGTAGCTAGTAAAACACGCGATATCACGGGAGGTTTACCTCGTGTTACTGAGTTGTTCGAAGCACGTAACCCAAGTAATCCTGCTGTAGTAACTGAGATTGATGGTGTTGTAAGCTTTGGTGGTATTAAACGTGGTAACAGAGAAATAATGGTAACTACACGTGACGGTGAGAGCCGCAAGTACATGGTGCCATTGTCTAAACATATCTTAGTTCAGGAAAACGATTTCGTAAAAGCAGGCTCTCAATTATCTGATGGGTCAATAAGCCCTCAGGATATTTTAAGAATTGAAGGTCCTTTAGCTGTACAACGTTATATCTTAAATGGTATCCAAGAGGTATATCGTTTACAAGGGGTAAAAATTTCAGATAAGCATATTGAAATTATTGTACGCCAAATGATGCAAAAACTAGAAGTAGTTGATGCAGGTGATACATTATTCCTAGAAGGCGAAGTAGTTGACAGATTTAAATTTAAGAAAACTAACGACTGGATTTATGATAAGAAAGTAGTAACCGAACCAGGTGATTCTGCTAACTATAAAGCTGGTCAGATTATCAGTGTTCGTAAATTACGTGATGAAAACTCTCAATTGAAACGTAAAGATTTACGCACGGTTGAAGTTCGTGATGCGGAATCAGCAACAGCTGTTCAGG of Bacteroidota bacterium contains these proteins:
- a CDS encoding DNA-directed RNA polymerase subunit beta' codes for the protein KGKQGRFRQNLLGKRVDYSGRSVIVVGPQLKLHECGIPKNMAAELFKPFIIRKLLERGIVKTVKSAKKLVDRKEPVIWDILENILKGHPILLNRAPTLHRLGIQAFQPKLIEGKAIQLHPLVCTGFNADFDGDQMAVHVPLGNAAILEAQLLMLAPHNILNPANGAPIAVPSQDMVLGLYYITKGRKNSDVHPIKGEGLRFYSPEEAIIAYNERKVDLHAFVKCNVILKEGDDLVKQTIETTVGRILFNQVVPADYGYINELLTKKNLRDIIGSVIAECGMDKCAKFLDDIKDIGYHFAFKGGLSFNLSYVMIPDEKEKFVKQAQAEVEEIWSNYEQGFITNNERYNQVIDIWTRINSRLADTLLTQLKNDNQGFNPIYMMLDSGARGSKEQIRQLGGMRGLMAKPQKNLSGGTGEIIENPILSNFKEGLSVIEYFISTHGARKGLADTALKTADAGYLTRRLHDVAQDIVINEEDCGTLRGIPISALKDNEEEVESLYERILGRTSLHDVFDPLNGELYVSAGEQIIEKIAVKIAASPIEIVEIRSALTCETQLGICAKCYGRNLSTGRMAQRGDSVGVIAAQSIGEPGTQLTLRTFHVGGTASNIANESQMNAKFAGILEFEEIRTVEMEVESGKVDTVLGRQGEIRILDEVTRNPIITVNIPYGAHLFVKNGQKINKGEVICSWDPYNAVILSEFAGKLQFESIIENITFKEESDEQTGHKEKVIIDSKDKTKTPSIIVTDKKGNPLKEYNLPVGAHIIVDDKKTINAGDILVKIPRVASKTRDITGGLPRVTELFEARNPSNPAVVTEIDGVVSFGGIKRGNREIMVTTRDGESRKYMVPLSKHILVQENDFVKAGSQLSDGSISPQDILRIEGPLAVQRYILNGIQEVYRLQGVKISDKHIEIIVRQMMQKLEVVDAGDTLFLEGEVVDRFKFKKTNDWIYDKKVVTEPGDSANYKAGQIISVRKLRDENSQLKRKDLRTVEVRDAESATAVQVIMGITKSSLGTQSFMSAASFQETTKVLNEAAINGKVDRMLGLKENVIVGHLIPAGTGIRDYEKLVVGSREEYEALLSSKDDE